The Haematobia irritans isolate KBUSLIRL chromosome 1, ASM5000362v1, whole genome shotgun sequence DNA segment caaacataatttagtatttcttaatatgttttttagatcgttaatatatattaaaaatagcaGTGTTCCTAATATTGCTCCCTGCGGTACACCGATTCCTACAGTACTCCCTGATGAAACATAAAGGCCACATTTTGTTCTTTGTGTTCTCTCCTCCAGGTAACTTTTAAACCATTTACTTTCAACTCCTTTTACtccatatttttcaattttctgtacCAATAATTCTCTATCGACGGTTTCAAATGCACGTTTTAAGTCCAAGAAAACTGCTACGATGCAATTTTTATTCGTGACTTCAGATTTCCATTGAGTAATAACGAGATTCAAAAGGGACTCACAGTTGTGATTATGTCTGCATCCTGATTGCGTTTCGATAAATACATTATTTGATTCAAAATAGCTATTCAGTTGCGTGTATATtactttttccaatattttactaAGAATCGGAAGGTCTTATTTCATTGGGGTTATCCGTATTTTTGATTTTCGGTATGGGTATTACATATGACTCTTTTAGACATTTAGGGAAAATTCCCCATCGCATAGATTCATTTATTAaacgttttattgcttcaccaaGCAAGTCAaagttatttaataaaatttttactgacAGAAAATGTTGATCTTTTTTTGTATTCATTCCCTTTaataaagatttcaaatcattggtatttataaatttgaatttgaagttCTCCTTTGGAATGtgtgaaatattattttcataattgatCGGAGGTATACTGCTGACTATTTCTTCTAcactctctataaaaaatttgttcatttcTTCAGCTATGCATTTCTCATCAGATATGAGGGATccatttacttttattttcttaatatgGGTATCATCTTTCTTAAGTACAAATTCTTTTATAGTTTTCCACATTGACCGTTGATCTGTACAGTTATCAATTTTATTACTGATAAAAGTTTCCTTAGCACTACGAAGTTGTGATTTGTATTGATTTCTGAAATGCCTATAATTTTCCCAACTAGTATTATCGTTTATCCAAACAGCTCTTTGATGTAATTGTTGTTTGTGAACTTGCATTCTCTTTAAATTGCTACTAAACCAAtagtttggtaatttttttgattttgtttcctTCGTGCATATCATTGGATGCAAAGCCCTATTAATACTTTCAAACAGACGTTCGGCGTAGTCATCAACGGAATTTACAGGATGGTAGTAATAAATGTCATCATTAACTATGGTTCTTCGGAAAAGGTCGTCGTTGTAACGCAATATTTGGATATTCTTAGCTGTGGTAACTGTCTCTCTTTTTGATGGAAACTTAACTTCAATTGATTCGTGGTCGCTAATTTTGAGGTTTGTACAGGTTTTTGCAGTACATAGGTCAATATTGGTTACTACATAATCAATTAAGGTTGAAGTCGTACTAGTAACTCTGGTAGGTTGGTttacaatttggttaaaaaaattatcatttaTTATTTCCTCAATTTTTTGTCGCTTTGTAGAAATTTCATTCCAATTTATGTTGAAATCGCCAACAATAATACCAATGTCATTTCCACTAATTTTGTCCATTTGGttttcaaaaaagttacagaatatTTCTTCTGAGCTGTTTTGTCTATTTGGCGATCTGTAAACAccagcaataaaaaattttatataactttTCCAGATTTCCACTTTAAGCCACCAAATCGTCTTATCAATTGCTATACATTCAATAACTCTTGATTGCCATGAATCTTTTATGTAAAGAGCCACACCACCCGTATGCCTAGAATCACCATCACATCTCAAAATATTGTAGTTTTGAATAGAGAATTCTCTATCTTCCAAGTCTGCAGTTAGGTGTGTTTCACTCAAGCAAATAAAGTCAAACTCGTTTTCACCAAGTATTACTTCCAGATCATCAAAGTTAGCACATAATCCACCAATATTTAAGTACAATCCACATATATTCTTTGGTTGCTAGTATTGCACCCTTTCTGCTTCTATTCTTTCTCTACGTTTCAGAACACGGCACCCAGTATCTCGGCAATCATGATTGATGTCTATATCCGATAAATGTAACCTCTCTTTTGCCTTTAAACAATTTATGCATTTGGATACGTTATTATTACACTCTCTGTACGAGTGGCCAACTTCACTGCATTTAGCACATACTTGATTTTCACTTCtgcaatgtttcgatgtgtgAGCGAATCCCCAACATTTGaagcatcttaaaactttcaaACTTTCATATACAGGACATCTATCCCACTCtatattaattttctgtttatCAATAATTTCCTTAAATCCCTCTCCATCAGTCTCAATTATGGCGTTAAATGTGTTTCGATTTTTATATGACCTGTATACCTTGACACATTCCAAATAATTGCATTgtatattgttttgttttcttatagCTGCAACGACTGAACCTTTATCCAACTCCTCGCTTAAACCTGCAATTAACAGTTTCGGTTTTCTCATTGATGGTGATTGTACCTCGTAATTTTCTCCCATTTTCTCTTTAATTTGTTCTCTTAAAACGTTCCGTGCACTCTCGTTCTCGCATCTTATAGCTATCATACCATCATTTCTCTTCGTTATTCCTTTTACTTGTACATTGAGTGCTGAAGGTTTAATCCTCTCTTTTACCTCTCTCTCAGTTGTCTCACTGTTctgcttattttttggtttcaaaatAACGGGTACATTGTTGGTAGATTTAAGCTTGTCTGCATATGTTTGTACTCCTGGATTAGCTTTGTTATTTTTCAGCTCGCTCATAATTTCTATCTTTGCCTCTTCAACTCGTTTCTCCACATACTggttgtttttgttaatttcgCTAGTtatttttgcttcattttcaataACCATTGAcaataaatgtttataattttcatttgtGACCAGCATAAAGTTAATACaagaatcacaaaaaaaatgtaatattctGGTGTTTAAAAATTGCATCGCACTCATACTTTGTTAAGACAAcacatttcatatgaaaaatttttccgcaAAAACTGCTGCACCTTACTTCCGTGTCTCGGCAAGTGGTTTTACattttccacaatttaaatCCATGTTATCTCATGAATTTAATACCATTTAAGTGAAATCAAATCTCACTCaaatgatttaaaaattgttaatgttttagatattgtttttatgaaaaaaatatccaatttaTTCAAGAGCTTTAATTTCGCGTCTGCTTGCAACGAACGAACGAAATTGTCCTCCGTTCGGTTGACACTAATTCGCTATTCGTCACCTTAAAttctttgaattgcttaaataagtaaaattaagGGACTAGTTGTTGTGTAAACATGAAATGTGTAAAAAGAGaataatttttgacatattCCTGTTCTACCATGGAAAATTCATTCCCAAATAtcgctatttttattttttttgtaaatagttGGATATTATTTACTATGAAGtttcaattattattaattgaatacttttttaaattaatcggagattcgttttgttttgttattgttgattttgttctttaatcattgtttttttttttatttcagcttaaaaccatgcattgactaaactacaagtgtagcttaaccaacagaggaaaagccggctatcatgtcaaaccttttttcggaaggttcaagtgtggttcattgttgggtttaatgaactgcctgattttattctgataattggttgatagttttgctgcaagtagaggatgctgatgagaaatgtgttaattctgaaacgtgcgtccattcaaccatattgcagtctataggaccttgcccaaataaatttgacaaacattcttttcctctgttggttaagctacacttgtagtttagtcaatgcatggttttaagctgaaatcaaaaagaaaaaaaaacaacattaatCGGAGATAAAAAGTCGGGAATAGTCATGCTGACACAAACATATTACCCACTTATAAAGCTAGTGTAAAcgtctattaaaaatgtatatcatAGAATACTCGGATTGTTGTCACTTGGAAAATTAGAATAGACCTTTAAATCATACCCGCATCAATTCTATGGCCTTAGCATAGAAAGAGAAATATGTCCCAGAGAATAGGAAGAATATGCAACCAGGAATAGTTAATGCACAGAATATCAGTGGCACTCCAAAGAATATAAATAGCACAGCCCATGTGATGACTATAAACTGCAATGTTATCTGGAAAAAGAAAGGTCATCATCAGTATCCAATCAATCAATATCAATTGTACTAAGATTCAGCAGTTTAGTTACCTCTCTGAAACAAAAACTGTAGAAAGACTTTTTTGCAAAGGACATAATGTATTCCTGTACAACATTTTGACACTTAAGCTCATCATCTTCTCGGTAGTTTCGTATAACTATAAACGGTTGCATTAATACTCTATTTATGTAAAAGTGTAAAACTAAACGGAGAAATAAACAATTGAGATGGTAGGGACTCGATAAGCGTCGATAACAAAAGCCGAAAGCAAATGTAGACATGTATTAGAGTCGGTACTAAAAATTACTAATAGaatttagatgcaaacatataaaccatatttaagcaataaaaaaacataattatagGCCTTTTCGTAAACGTAATGTTGTATGCAAGCGTCATGTGTCCGGCAATGTTCTAAAAAGCAACAATGAAGCATATGTTGCGCAAACCTAGTGAAAACATAACTTGTTACGGCAAATTAGTTCCCTattgatatttcgatattttcatTTCCACCTTATaatcgtaaaaaataaaatttaattgattgctACCGCAAACACTGTTAGATGTTGTTACCGATTGTTTACTCTTGAAATACATTGCCAAACTGTGTTGTTTTACGCTAACAAAATGTCCGCTAGAGGGCCTAAATTCATTTGCTACATACGATTCTACACGCCTTTGTTTAGGTTTGTGTACTTATCGAAACTACTGTAAATCGATAATACCGCATTAcgtttgcaaataattttgcaTTAAACAGATGTTTGCACGCGCAAACAAATAGATCAGATTTCgaagatttttattttgtagttcTTGTGGTGTTTTGGAAATAGAGAGTATCAAAAGTGTGCTTCGAAGCGTTTTGTAGATTTCTCTGTTCATTGAAAAGCGACGAGAGTAATATGGAGGAGTGCGAATCGAATTCAAAAGCACCAGAATGCCCAAAAGCCATGGACAATAAGGAGTCAAAGCCTCATTTCATTTGCGGTGTTATTGAGGGATTTTATGGGCGCCCATGGACAACAGAACAAAGAAAAGATCTGTTTAGAAAGTGAGTATGGGAGGTGGTAGACAATGTAAGGCTAGTCTCTTTAaactagaaatatatttttagactAAAAAAATGGGGCATGGACTCTTACGTATACGCCCCGAAGGATGATTACAAACATAGAGCTTATTGGCGTGAGTTATATACCGTTGAAGAGGCTGACCATTTATCGGGTAAGTGGCTACGggggtaaaaacatttttagtgaaatatttcaatattttcttctGACAAAGGTTTAATATCGGCCGCCAAGGAGCAAGGTATAACATTTTACTATGCTTTATCTCCTGGTTTGGACATGTCTTACAGTAGTCAAAAAGAATTGCAGACATTAAAGCGAAAGTTGGACCAAGTCTCACAGTTTGGTTGTGAAGCCTTTGCACTTCTTTTTGATGACATTGAGTCCGAGTTGTCCAAAGGAGATAAGGAAGTGTTCCAAACCTTTGCTAATGCTCAGGTTTCGGTCACTAATGAAATATACACGCACCTGGGCAATCCCCGTTTTCTTTTCTGTCCCACTCAATACTGTGCTTCTCGCGCCGTACCATCCGTTCACGATTCTGAGTACTTGAATACACTCGGATCGAAGCTCAATCACGATATTGATATCATGTGGACTGGAGACAAGGTGATTTCGAAAATTATATCGGTGGAGTCCATACAAGAAATAACGGAAATCCTGAGGAGACCACCTGTGATCTGGGATAATCTACACGCAAATGACTATGATCAGAAGAGAGTGTTTTTGGGTCCATATTCAGGTCGATCGCCCGAATTGATACCACATTTGAGGGGTGTCATGACTAATCCAAATTGTGAATTTCATGCTAATACCATAGCCATACACACACTAGCCAACTGGTCCAGATGCAGTTTAGACTCCAAAGTTAACAGTAAGTTGGTTTATGTTTTAGGTTACGATCTAATGGCTTCTTTTCTATATTAACTTCAGGCTCCATATCGGCGGATATCAAACTTGAAACAGAAAATGACGACGACGAGATAGGGTCAGATGACTTGCCTCTGGATTGCAGTCATTCCAAAAATATCTATCACCCTCGCATAGCACTGAAGTAGGAGACTTTTATAGCATACGACTTTGGAgacttaatatttaattttattttacaggaATGCAATTACGGATTGGTTACCAgaatttttcgtagaaaaagAGGCCTGGGGACCAATAATAAAGCCACAGCCACAAGTCACACGTAAATGATATATCCCAACTTCTAATGTGATAGAGATCTACtaagttatttttattgcagTTGTTATGCCCATCATACCCATACCAATAATCCCATCCATCAACACTTGCATGAGTTTAACAACCACAACTACAACATCAACAAGTGCAAAATCAAACGTACCACAAGTAAACACCACACAACTGCAAGCTTTGGCGGAAGTTTGCACAGTCAATTCCTCCTCAGTTAATCCCATTTCGAATGCAGTTATGAATTCGCTGGTTTCACCTACTAAAGTGGTGACAAATGAGGATATAATCAATCCTATACCCAACTCGATCGCCTCAAATATAGAGCTGCCCAAAAAGATTCCAATCTCTATAGTATCAGTGCCCATTATGCACTCAAAAGAGGTAAACAGCGATAGTGACGATATGCGTGAACTCGATGACAATGAAATTTCACACTTACCAAAAGTCCAACAAGAAGTGTCGGTCAAATCGGATGCTCCGCCAAATAGTATTGACAAAGAAGTACTACCCGAAGTCGACGAGTCTGTAAAACATGACGATAAACTGGAGGACGATAtccaattggaaataaaaaattcagaACGTGACAGTTCAGGTCTGTCCATAGATCCAATGGCTGACGATAATAACCATAGCCCTAGTAGTAATGGCAATGAACCAATGGAGTGCAGTAGTAGTTTAACATCACAAATATCGCCAAAAGATGATGTAGGCAAATCTGTGGGTGTGACAGTAAACGAAGATGTTATTATGGCAGACACTAGTTCCAATAGCGATAACATAAATGTAAGTTGCCTTATCAAGTTGAGATATCAAAGTTATTACatttaatttcagaacaccatgcAAGTAGAAAGTGTGGAATCATCATCTCCCATATCGATTGCCGAAATGACTGAAGAGGAAAAGTACGTGACCGTTTTTTATCATATTATAAAGtacacaactctaaaaagttcCCATATTCATTTTCCAGACTACCAATTGAGTCCACTAAAATCAATGCTCAAGATCTACATTTACTTTGTGATTTATTCTACTTACCATTTGAACATGGATCTCGTGGTTCTAAATTACTAAACGAATTTAATTGGCTTAAAGCGAACGCTCATGTACTTTTGGAGGGAAAATCGGTTAAAGGAAAGCACATTGGCGAAATTCCACTCAATCCTGAAATAGACGAGTGGGGTCGACGGGCAGAATACttttccaaattatgccaatcgGTGAATGTGTTGCTGCAAAAGTTTGCTCTATGTGAAAACAAGGAAATATGCCATGATCTGTTCGCTTATGTTTGGGATATCCAATATGCCTTATCATTATTGGATGCATTTGTGAAATGGCTTAGTTTGGGTCATTTTCCAAGCAATGTGTATGGTTATACACAGGGAAGCTATACGTGTAAGTTCAAGCTATTGTCTCCAGGttcctttaatttattttttgcttaaatAGGGTTCAGCAAAGGTTGGAAGGAAGCCTTCATGTCCGGCGATCAAGAACCATGGGTTTTTCGTGGAGGTCTAATATCTGACGCCCACCGATTAATGCCAATCGATCAGGGCAATGACTTATTTGTTTACAAGTTACCCGACCTTCCCACCACCGATTACCACACTTTGCGTCCCTACAAAGCTATGGATGAATCTGCCGTATATCAAGTGTGCACACAAGGTTTTCTATGTTTAGTAGCACCTCCATCATCAGAGGAGAAAGAGCATCCACTTCAAttaaaggaaaaatattcagatcTAATTGCTGatagtattgtaggaccatttATAACTTTACATCCAGAGTTCTGTATCGTGGCGACAGACTCAACAAATAAGATTGTGGGCTATGCTGCTGCAGCCTTGGATTATAATAGTTTTGTGCGCAATACAAAAACATGTTGGATACCAGAGATGAAGGAGAAATATCCGGAGGATTTAGAAGAACGTGATGTCTTTAATACATCCTCTCCGCACACTCAAAAAGCTTTTGCCATACATAAATCAATGTTTGAAGAATTACACGAATACGAACCACAATGTCCACCCGAAGTGATTGGTTCATATCCAGCTATTATGACCTCGGCCGTGTTAGAGCATTACTTATCCCCAGACTGTTCCATATCAAAGCGTTTGATAACTGTTCTTCTGGCCACTCTCAGATCAAATGGCTGCTTTGGTGTTCATGTGCGTTTACCAACTGAATATGTCACTGCTGGACTTGAAATATTGCAATATTACATAAAGCTGGGATTTGCCGAAATTTATCGTGAcgctcaatttatttattttggccgCCGCTTCTAGCAATGTCAACACCTCCCAATTATTTGACCATGAGCAGAGTAACATTCGAAGAATTGGAATCTCCTCCATGTAACGTATTTCTTATATATCCATGCAATATACAACAGAAGATCGCTTTACGTATCTAAATATTGACGAGTCGTCAatgtgtctaaaattttcacttGGATATTCCAAATTACACACCCGCCCGCCATTTTGACAGTGTGCTATtcccagtttttttttaatatcaattcaCAAAACTAAAGAAAAGTACGCAGCTGATAAAAGCGTACAATTCAATTTTATCGCTAgtatttatacatatttttttagatataaGTGTTCTTATTTGGACACTCGCCGTTCTTTTATTGGTTTTATATGAGAACAAAACAAACGAACTATTTTTCGCAATGTATTTCTTTTGTCAGCcgtcaaaaatgcatttaaatcacaaactttttattattttttcaaaaaaataaatcttaatatatataaaaaaatacttttactCATTCAAAGGTTTCTGTTGTATTTTACTAAGGTCGTAGAACCAAACAGAATTTACTCCTTCATCAATAACTTTCAAGGGTTCCAGAGTTGGCAGTGGAAATCTGCATGCTATCACTTTAGAATTTGGTACCTCCGCAATGAGTTTTGCCTCCAAATCTTTCATCTGGGAATTATGAATATAGAATATGGTTTATAGAGAGTAAACTGAAgattattttgcaaacattaCCATTTGTTCGACTCCAAAGATAACCACATAGTCATAGGATTTCAAATTAAACTTCCATAAATCACGgcggaaaaattttgtttttgaactgACTTCTTTGCCTTCACGAAGTGCGGCCAGCCGTGACCACCACACCAGCCATGGGTTCAACTCAACTCCATCTGATTGAATACCTTGTTTAGCCGTGGCTAGTGAAAGGTAACATAATTATGTAAACATAACCAAAGTATTTGTGTTTAGAAGACGTACCAATGACTATTCTTCCATCCCCAGATCCAATGTCCAGTAGACGGTTAGGAGAATTTCGAGgtagaaattttaaaacatttgagATTTGTTCTGTGGTGGCGGGAACGTATGGTAAACAAATGCGTCTAAAAGCCGGTGCAACAAATGATGAACATACAACGGACAGACCAATACCTATTCCGCCCGttgcaaaaattaaaagtttagcTGTGTTTGACATTGTCTTGGGTTGCGACCCGGTTGATGCAAGTTCCAGTTGTTCCATTTCTCACCACTTGGAGAGTTCAGtccaaaacaaaatatgaaaaattcaagATCCATTCAAAAAGAACATATGACCTCAAGCTATCGTGTGGCTGTGTGCCAATTcgtaaataaggaaagtctgaagccggtcggggccgactatattataccttttaccacattttcgataccatatcaaattctTGAAATTTGTTGGATGCTTTATACATATAGTTAAATCTGACcgatttgtgaaattttttagattattttttagatttctccacagtgttcaattaaaaatgtttatagagcgCTTATGATCCACATAATTATTTTACAATGTTTGGCCATCCCATTGAAGAGTCGAACATACTACCACTGACAGCTAAAAGCAATGCTGTTCCAAACTCAGCTCCTGAATATACCGATGTTAACAAGAACCCTCTCTCATTTCTTGGTACCCATTGAGCCAATAGTGTGTGAACACAAGGATAGGGTATCCAAACCGAtacaggggccaaatcaccgcattcgtcaccgagttctgtttcgtatcgagaaacatttcgattgctgtaaaatttattttgtctactacttttttttacattgctgtaaacatatggtaataagaaattggaagCAAAAGATAGTTTCAAAGCAAAGACTATTAATTTATTGAAGACGTGAGATCAGCTTGTtcttcctctttttcttgaaaaaaaaacagattaatatcatacatgttccatgagacgttgcaacttttttcggtttctcttttcattttgcattcgtaacaaaacttaattcgcttattttagcaattgtttaactcttaaacgaacaaaaacactttgtgaaacattttattaataattttgtgcaaccgacacagaaatttgcttgaaattttggagaaaatagctaaataaaaattgtctgcatcaaaccagtaagttcgcATCGCTTTTCCAACAAGTATGAGATTAATCTCCGTTTTCTAttactaacactatcaaagccaAATCCACGTcttctttaaggccggtactctgttcggttttcgcgttgaaactccatacaaaaccaaaaaatgcgaaaaatttgcgaaattttttccatttgtgatactttgttttttcgtgttgaaaaactgacgtttatagcacggcgccatttgcaatgtgaattaagaaataatttatttttttaaaaactatttgtgcgggtttataaatcaaacacggaccatatttttgttccgaaactatacaaaggatcaaaggaatagcagatcaattgcccaaggaaaaataaaatgttattttgtaaaaacaagcaacaaccaccaacttaatccaatatcgctccctgttaaataacgctccaagctacctaaaaaaacgccgctttctatgtgcgaaataatggtttccataaaaatttttcgcaagaatgaacatagtaccggcctttatgtaaaattacatatttttgaacataagacctggagaaaaaaggtttgaaaaacaatgattttgaaaaatttttgaacttcaattgggatgtcccagtgacgagaaatgcggcgatgatgtggaaaacatctgcagtgcagtggggaatttggaaggaatcgtgaaaagggaggaagccacttcttggcaacatactagtgggtcacgcgtgattcacgcgaagccgtgaatgaaatttaaacgaaatctcgtgaatgaaatttaaacgaaacctcgtgaatgtgcatgaaggggattaaagaaaaaagtgtggcgcgtgagcgtgagtaaaaatcaaattgtgttcgtgattgtgagtgagtaaactttctccgaaatcacgctcccgataaaaatttactttcacgatccaacccacgctcacgatccaactcccgctcaagataaaattcacgttaacaataaaattcatattcactataaaattcgcactcacggtaaaacagacgcaaaaagtcacaatcacgaacaaattcacgttcacgattaaattgaagctcaccgattttaatcacctttacatatttaatcacccttaagatttcaatagcgtgagtcacgagaaatttcgttaattaccagaattttattgagacacgaaaattgtcgtgttccgaaaatattcgtgacttacgagatttgtcgtgaattacgaaaattgtcgtgaatcgtgcgaaagcgtgagacataaacattgttcatgtgtgagcgtgggcgagtatgacttttcatttcgtgaccgtgaattcctacccacatggcatgcgtgagtacaaatatttcttcgtgaatgtgtttgagcgtgattgaaattccactcacgcgcgcatctaagtatatatttactgtaaaataaataaaaacttaacaaaaatccgtAATACGTAATACgcctatcattacaaaacaaaatagtttgtagtcacaattgcccaaagttgcccacaggcaacattctctactgcctaaacgaatgggcgtggcgacccgaaattttggctagacgcttcttaaatgacttcaactttTGTATGgcaatcgttgcactggtgttctatgcaGTGCAactatcagtgcaagtcgcaccaGAGTCACCATTATATGCGAATTTTgtagttgtcaaaatatgaattGGCAACTAACTAAAATACTGGGGAGGaacacatctcaagtgaatgtcacatactgaaaagaagaagaaacaaaagcaaatgtaaataaacaaaacagaagTATTTGTTTGCACTGGATAGAACTTTTGTATGgcaatcgttgcactggtgttctatgcaGTGCAactatcagtgcaagtcgcaccaGAGTCACCATTATATGCGAATTTTgtagttgtcaaaatatgaattGGCAACTAACTAAAATACTGGGGAGGaacacatctcaagtgaatgtcaca contains these protein-coding regions:
- the LOC142226390 gene encoding ATP synthase subunit C lysine N-methyltransferase, giving the protein MEQLELASTGSQPKTMSNTAKLLIFATGGIGIGLSVVCSSFVAPAFRRICLPYVPATTEQISNVLKFLPRNSPNRLLDIGSGDGRIVIATAKQGIQSDGVELNPWLVWWSRLAALREGKEVSSKTKFFRRDLWKFNLKSYDYVVIFGVEQMMKDLEAKLIAEVPNSKVIACRFPLPTLEPLKVIDEGVNSVWFYDLSKIQQKPLNE
- the Oga gene encoding O-GlcNAcase is translated as MEECESNSKAPECPKAMDNKESKPHFICGVIEGFYGRPWTTEQRKDLFRKLKKWGMDSYVYAPKDDYKHRAYWRELYTVEEADHLSGLISAAKEQGITFYYALSPGLDMSYSSQKELQTLKRKLDQVSQFGCEAFALLFDDIESELSKGDKEVFQTFANAQVSVTNEIYTHLGNPRFLFCPTQYCASRAVPSVHDSEYLNTLGSKLNHDIDIMWTGDKVISKIISVESIQEITEILRRPPVIWDNLHANDYDQKRVFLGPYSGRSPELIPHLRGVMTNPNCEFHANTIAIHTLANWSRCSLDSKVNSSISADIKLETENDDDEIGSDDLPLDCSHSKNIYHPRIALKNAITDWLPEFFVEKEAWGPIIKPQPQVTLVMPIIPIPIIPSINTCMSLTTTTTTSTSAKSNVPQVNTTQLQALAEVCTVNSSSVNPISNAVMNSLVSPTKVVTNEDIINPIPNSIASNIELPKKIPISIVSVPIMHSKEVNSDSDDMRELDDNEISHLPKVQQEVSVKSDAPPNSIDKEVLPEVDESVKHDDKLEDDIQLEIKNSERDSSGLSIDPMADDNNHSPSSNGNEPMECSSSLTSQISPKDDVGKSVGVTVNEDVIMADTSSNSDNINNTMQVESVESSSPISIAEMTEEEKLPIESTKINAQDLHLLCDLFYLPFEHGSRGSKLLNEFNWLKANAHVLLEGKSVKGKHIGEIPLNPEIDEWGRRAEYFSKLCQSVNVLLQKFALCENKEICHDLFAYVWDIQYALSLLDAFVKWLSLGHFPSNVYGYTQGSYTWFSKGWKEAFMSGDQEPWVFRGGLISDAHRLMPIDQGNDLFVYKLPDLPTTDYHTLRPYKAMDESAVYQVCTQGFLCLVAPPSSEEKEHPLQLKEKYSDLIADSIVGPFITLHPEFCIVATDSTNKIVGYAAAALDYNSFVRNTKTCWIPEMKEKYPEDLEERDVFNTSSPHTQKAFAIHKSMFEELHEYEPQCPPEVIGSYPAIMTSAVLEHYLSPDCSISKRLITVLLATLRSNGCFGVHVRLPTEYVTAGLEILQYYIKLGFAEIYRDAQFIYFGRRF